A window of Streptomyces sp. SAI-127 contains these coding sequences:
- a CDS encoding YigZ family protein: protein MQDEYRTVARAGVHETEVNRSRFLCALAPAATEKEAQDFIASVRKEHADATHNCYAYVIGADAAIQKASDDGEPGGTAGVPMLQMLLRRDMRYVVAVVTRYYGGVKLGAGGLIRAYGGAVGEALDAVGTLTRRRFRLATVTVDHQRAGKVQNDLHSTGREVRDVWYGEAVTIEIGLPDADVDAFRGWLADATAGTAGFELGGEAYGDA from the coding sequence ATGCAGGACGAGTACCGCACAGTGGCCCGCGCGGGTGTGCACGAGACCGAGGTCAACCGCTCCCGCTTCCTGTGCGCCCTCGCCCCGGCGGCCACCGAGAAGGAGGCCCAGGACTTCATCGCGTCCGTCCGCAAGGAGCACGCCGACGCCACCCACAACTGCTACGCGTACGTCATCGGCGCCGACGCCGCGATCCAGAAGGCGAGCGACGACGGCGAACCCGGCGGCACCGCAGGCGTTCCCATGCTCCAGATGCTGCTGCGCCGCGACATGCGGTACGTCGTCGCCGTCGTCACCCGCTACTACGGCGGCGTCAAGCTCGGCGCGGGCGGCCTGATCAGGGCGTACGGCGGCGCGGTCGGCGAGGCCCTGGACGCGGTCGGCACCCTCACCCGCCGCCGGTTCCGCCTCGCCACGGTGACCGTCGACCACCAGCGCGCCGGCAAGGTGCAGAACGACCTGCACTCGACCGGACGCGAGGTGCGGGACGTGTGGTACGGCGAGGCCGTCACCATCGAGATCGGGCTGCCGGACGCCGACGTGGACGCCTTCCGGGGGTGGCTCGCCGACGCCACCGCGGGGACGGCCGGGTTCGAGCTGGGCGGGGAGGCCTACGGGGACGCGTGA
- a CDS encoding 4-hydroxybenzoate 3-monooxygenase, producing the protein MTSASHANSGAPQRFPVVIVGAGPAGLTIGNVLRAEGVDCLVLEVETREFIEQRPRAGVIEEWAVRALQRRGLADALLERAQLHTECEFRFAGDRFRFAYGELTGQHHFVYPQPLLVTDLVREYADVRGGEIRFGVQDVQLHDLETPRPSVSYTDAATGERQLVGCEFVAGCDGARGVTRTVLPETASIARHDYGVGWLALLAEAPPSSDCVLFGIHPNGFAGHMARSPEVTRYYLECPPGDDPENWSHDRVWAELQQRLGADGTPPLTEGRLIEKRVLDMHNYVVEPMTFGRLFLAGDSAHLTAPIAAKGMNLALHDAFLLGDALVAYLGKGDGSGLDAYSEACLRRVWDYQEFSQWLSEVYHGTSSGDEYRAGTTFARLRRLFTSPAAAAAFAEQYLGTAATY; encoded by the coding sequence GTGACCTCCGCCTCCCACGCCAACTCCGGTGCTCCACAACGCTTTCCGGTCGTCATCGTCGGCGCCGGACCCGCCGGACTCACCATCGGCAACGTCCTGCGAGCCGAGGGTGTGGACTGCCTCGTGCTGGAGGTGGAGACCCGCGAGTTCATCGAGCAGCGGCCGCGGGCGGGCGTCATCGAGGAGTGGGCCGTTCGTGCTCTGCAGCGGCGCGGCCTCGCCGACGCCCTGCTGGAGCGCGCCCAGTTGCACACCGAGTGCGAGTTCCGCTTCGCGGGCGACCGCTTCCGCTTCGCCTACGGCGAGCTGACGGGACAGCACCACTTCGTGTATCCGCAGCCGCTGTTGGTGACGGACCTGGTGCGCGAGTACGCCGACGTACGGGGCGGCGAGATCCGCTTCGGCGTCCAGGACGTCCAGCTGCACGACCTGGAGACACCCCGGCCGTCGGTGTCGTACACCGATGCCGCCACGGGCGAACGGCAGCTGGTCGGTTGCGAGTTCGTGGCGGGCTGCGACGGGGCCCGCGGGGTGACCCGCACCGTCCTCCCGGAGACCGCGAGCATCGCCCGGCACGACTACGGCGTCGGCTGGCTGGCGCTGCTCGCCGAGGCGCCGCCGTCCTCGGACTGCGTCCTGTTCGGCATCCACCCGAACGGTTTCGCCGGGCACATGGCCCGCAGCCCCGAGGTCACCCGCTACTACCTGGAGTGCCCGCCCGGCGACGACCCCGAGAACTGGTCCCACGACCGCGTCTGGGCCGAACTCCAGCAGCGGCTGGGCGCGGACGGCACCCCGCCGCTCACCGAGGGCCGGCTGATCGAGAAGCGCGTCCTGGACATGCACAACTACGTGGTCGAGCCCATGACGTTCGGCAGGCTCTTCCTCGCCGGGGACTCCGCCCACCTCACCGCGCCCATAGCGGCGAAGGGCATGAACCTCGCCCTGCACGACGCCTTCCTGCTCGGCGACGCGCTCGTCGCCTACCTCGGCAAGGGCGACGGCAGCGGCCTCGACGCCTACTCGGAGGCCTGTCTGCGGCGCGTGTGGGACTACCAGGAGTTCTCGCAGTGGCTCTCCGAGGTCTACCACGGCACTTCGTCGGGCGACGAGTACCGAGCGGGCACCACCTTCGCCCGCCTCCGCCGCCTGTTCACCTCACCTGCCGCCGCGGCGGCCTTCGCGGAGCAGTATCTCGGTACGGCGGCCACGTACTGA
- a CDS encoding APC family permease, protein MVSVDSAPETKGKPGGGLRRDVGLIGLMWASVGSIIGSGWLYGAEKAVVMAGPAAIISWIIGAVAIVLLALVHAELGGMFPVAGGTARYPHYAFGGLAGMSFGWFSWLQAATVAPIEVEAMIGYAGHWSWAKGFQHADGTLTASGLAVAVFLMAVFVAVNFLGVRVLAFTNSAATWWKIAVPLAAIFVIAIGNFHPGNFTSEGFAPFGAKGVLSAISSSGIIFALLGFEQAIQLAGESRDPKRDLPRATLGSVAIGAVIYVLLQLVFIVALPHSAFAHGWAKLNFEGISGPWAGLATLVGLGWLSVILYLDAVVSPGGTGLIYTTATSRVSFGLAKNGYLPKVFARTDRRGVPWFGLIMSFVTGVVCFLPFPSWQELVGFITSASVLMYAGAPLAYGVFAERMPHLERPYRLPAGKVLAPLSFVVANLIIYWAGWDTLWRLGVAIVLGYLLLGVYAWYAVANELPDAPRLDWKAAQWLPVYLLGLGLISWQGGFGGQGHLGLWWDMLVVTAFSLVIYYWAKATASRPEDIERSIAEVVVTEAPAH, encoded by the coding sequence ATGGTAAGCGTCGATTCAGCACCTGAGACAAAGGGGAAGCCGGGCGGCGGCCTGCGGCGGGACGTGGGACTGATCGGCCTCATGTGGGCCTCGGTGGGGTCCATCATCGGCTCGGGCTGGCTCTACGGCGCCGAAAAGGCGGTCGTCATGGCCGGCCCCGCGGCGATCATCTCGTGGATCATCGGCGCGGTCGCCATCGTCCTGCTGGCCCTGGTGCACGCAGAACTGGGCGGCATGTTCCCGGTGGCGGGCGGTACCGCACGCTATCCGCACTACGCTTTCGGCGGCCTGGCCGGAATGTCCTTCGGCTGGTTCTCCTGGCTCCAGGCGGCGACCGTGGCACCGATCGAGGTCGAGGCCATGATCGGGTATGCCGGGCACTGGAGTTGGGCGAAGGGCTTCCAGCACGCCGACGGCACGCTCACCGCCAGTGGTCTCGCGGTCGCCGTGTTCCTCATGGCCGTGTTCGTCGCCGTCAACTTCCTCGGCGTCCGAGTACTCGCGTTCACCAACAGCGCGGCCACCTGGTGGAAGATCGCGGTGCCGCTCGCCGCCATCTTCGTCATCGCGATCGGCAACTTCCATCCGGGCAACTTCACTTCGGAGGGATTCGCGCCGTTCGGCGCCAAGGGCGTGCTGAGCGCGATCAGTTCCAGCGGCATCATCTTCGCGCTACTGGGCTTCGAGCAGGCGATCCAGCTCGCCGGCGAGAGCCGTGACCCGAAGCGGGACCTGCCCCGGGCGACGCTCGGCTCGGTCGCGATCGGCGCCGTCATCTACGTCCTGCTCCAGCTGGTGTTCATCGTCGCCCTCCCGCATTCCGCCTTCGCCCACGGCTGGGCCAAGCTGAACTTCGAGGGCATCAGCGGACCCTGGGCCGGCCTTGCGACCCTGGTGGGCCTCGGCTGGCTGAGCGTGATTCTGTACCTCGACGCAGTGGTCTCCCCCGGCGGCACCGGCTTGATCTACACGACCGCGACCTCCCGCGTCTCCTTCGGTCTGGCCAAGAACGGCTACCTGCCGAAGGTGTTCGCCCGTACCGACCGGCGAGGCGTGCCGTGGTTCGGACTGATCATGTCCTTCGTGACGGGCGTGGTCTGCTTCCTGCCCTTCCCCAGCTGGCAGGAGCTGGTCGGCTTCATCACCTCGGCGAGTGTCCTCATGTACGCCGGCGCGCCGCTCGCATATGGCGTGTTCGCCGAGCGGATGCCTCACCTGGAGCGCCCGTACCGGCTCCCCGCCGGCAAGGTGCTCGCCCCGCTGTCGTTCGTGGTGGCCAACCTGATCATCTACTGGGCGGGTTGGGACACCCTGTGGCGGCTCGGGGTGGCCATCGTCCTCGGCTACCTCCTGCTCGGCGTCTACGCCTGGTACGCGGTGGCCAACGAACTGCCCGACGCTCCCCGGCTCGACTGGAAGGCCGCACAGTGGCTGCCGGTCTACCTGCTCGGTCTCGGCCTGATCTCCTGGCAGGGCGGCTTCGGCGGCCAGGGACACCTGGGCCTGTGGTGGGACATGCTGGTCGTCACCGCCTTCTCGCTGGTGATCTACTACTGGGCGAAGGCGACCGCCTCCCGACCCGAGGACATCGAGCGGAGCATCGCCGAGGTCGTCGTCACCGAGGCGCCCGCGCACTGA
- a CDS encoding histidine phosphatase family protein codes for MTARTGAGPLRRLVVLRHAKSAWPEGVADHDRPLGPRGRRDAPEAGRALAASDLLPDLALCSTAVRARQTWELASAQWGTPPPVRLDPELYGADVPELLAAVHEAPPQVVTLLLVGHNPGLEELVLTLAGDSLDDALDVVRVKFPTSAIAVLTWHGTSWRTLEPGTALLTSVMVPRGRRP; via the coding sequence GTGACGGCGCGCACCGGAGCGGGCCCGCTGCGCCGCCTGGTCGTGCTGAGACACGCCAAGTCCGCCTGGCCCGAGGGCGTCGCCGACCACGACCGCCCACTGGGACCCCGCGGCCGCCGGGACGCGCCCGAGGCGGGCCGCGCCCTCGCCGCCTCCGACCTGCTCCCCGACCTCGCCCTGTGCTCCACCGCCGTACGCGCCCGGCAGACCTGGGAGCTGGCGTCCGCCCAGTGGGGCACCCCACCGCCGGTACGCCTCGACCCGGAGCTGTACGGGGCCGACGTACCGGAGCTGCTCGCGGCCGTGCACGAGGCACCTCCCCAGGTCGTGACGCTGCTCCTCGTGGGACACAACCCCGGTCTGGAGGAACTCGTCCTCACGCTGGCCGGGGACAGCCTCGACGACGCTCTGGACGTGGTGCGCGTGAAGTTCCCGACCTCGGCGATCGCGGTGCTGACCTGGCACGGCACGTCCTGGCGGACCCTGGAGCCGGGGACGGCACTGCTCACGTCCGTGATGGTGCCGCGGGGCAGAAGGCCATGA
- a CDS encoding CoA-binding protein encodes MHGDSATVRRILTELGDTWAIVGLSSNQRRAAYGVAEVLQRHGKRIVPVHPKAETVHGEQGYASLAEIPFDVDVVDVFVNSDLAGAVADEAVAKGAKAVWFQLDVIDEAAYARTRAAGLDMVMDRCPAIEIPRLH; translated from the coding sequence GTGCACGGCGACTCAGCAACTGTCCGCAGGATCCTCACCGAGCTCGGCGACACCTGGGCGATCGTCGGCCTGTCGTCCAACCAGCGGCGCGCGGCCTACGGCGTCGCCGAAGTGCTCCAGCGCCACGGCAAGCGGATCGTGCCGGTCCACCCCAAGGCGGAGACGGTGCACGGCGAGCAGGGGTACGCCTCCCTCGCGGAGATCCCTTTCGACGTGGACGTCGTCGACGTGTTCGTGAACAGCGACCTCGCGGGAGCGGTCGCCGACGAGGCCGTGGCCAAGGGCGCGAAGGCCGTCTGGTTCCAGTTGGACGTCATCGACGAGGCGGCCTACGCCCGCACCCGCGCCGCCGGCCTCGACATGGTCATGGACCGGTGCCCGGCGATCGAGATCCCCCGCCTGCACTGA